The Salmo trutta chromosome 6, fSalTru1.1, whole genome shotgun sequence genome has a window encoding:
- the LOC115196359 gene encoding sentrin-specific protease 7 isoform X5, whose protein sequence is MAVPFKIPKRKQPTEADNMHMQSPLSRLQDTSSPFETSWCNGSSNGKRPEQDSSLNGHISRAGKQRWRPKRASDTLCRDKNQETGCVSPLLKTQRAEFSEDSQMSVRCSPVESEQDSASEPSPEREMDTSSKTDDRRSVSPGDSTWRRRDTGMNGSPPQNTEKERKGSSGSLQNQIKRTSGSPGTGPRGSVPVPAGHRSQSPDSDDPPDRPLTSGARGASTASPRHPLSAVASVTQATQEKRFSFSRPPLRANPTDRERRPPTKCLSLHLRLRRPKPTSTEPIVLSSEDEEDMNDEEECPRLKTPQQSPRQGQPTPEEQAVVGEKVTGSQSISEHQPGSTQPLPPIMELSFSTLHAGVVRAQANGNLVVTDDGITLPLKDSRVSSEEEEGGVSVSLVASQLRGYAVWDGGLAQDGSLFQGCPSRAAPSLLFLWVSEAQANLVQTELSALHPVTLPGQACPFLLLVLREQLGDLQAALLASMLDVEAFRQGRSYDLKSPLSWADGLALIHSCPQDAHLLTLLGQSLVADPGLGTAKGSPSRTRGNHRSREPYSRLKGLLPTRLIQYPPLPSKGGITVTTEDLDCLDSGQFLNDVIIDFYLKYLLLERAPGPLAERCHVFSSFFYKQLTRRDTSLEEEAAFPARDRRHQRVRTWTRHVDIFNKDYLFVPVNHKAHWYLVVICFPGLEQAQHEEWSGPAGVEANGGKRKCQPQASTGPSPEASNPKLQNGAGGTGGASGTPTLRPHNPPACTQDGCQRETIIKKPCILIMDSLKISYHESIYKLLRDYLHVEWEVRRGTRRDFTVDSMKASHCTVPLQDNSSDCGLYLLQYVESFLQNPVVHFDLPLRLERWFPRQQVWRKREEIRSLVMELHGHHGNGGSSCR, encoded by the exons ATGGCAGTTCCCTTCAAAATCCCCAAGAGAAAACAGCCAACCGAAGCTGACAACATGCACATGCAGTCCCCTCTCTCACGTCTCCAGGATACCTCCAGCCCATTCGAG ACAAGCTGGTGCAATGGCTCTTCAAATGGAAAAAGGCCTGAACAGGATAGCTCTCTGAATGGACACATCTCCAGAGCAGGGAAACAGAG ATGGCGCCCTAAGAGGGCATCAGACACACTGTGCCGGGACAAGAATCAAGAGACGGGGTGTGTATCGCCACTGCTCAAGACGCAACGTGCAGAGTTCagtg AAGATTCCCAAATGTCTGTGAGATGCAGCCCAGTGGAGTCGGAGCAGGATTCTGCATCAGAACCGTCTccagaaagagagatggacacTTCCTCAAAGACGGACGACAGGCGCTCTGTCTCCCCGGGAGACTCAACATGGAGGAGACGTGACACTGGGATGAATGGATCTCCTCCACAAAACACAGAG aaggagaggaaggggagctCAGGATCACTGCAGAACCAGATCAAGAGGACTAGTGGTTCACCAGGGACGGGCCCCAGGGGAAGTGTCCCAGTCCCAGCAGGCCACCGAAGCCAGAGCCCAGATAGTGACGACCCTCCCGACCGCCCCTTGACGTCAGGGGCCAGAGGTGCATCCACAGCGTCCCCGAGACACCCCCTCTCCGCTGTGGCTTCAGTGACCCAGGCCACACAGGAGAAGCGGTTTTCCTTTAGCAGGCCTCCCCTCCGGGCTAAccccacagacagagagaggagacctcCAACCAagtgtctctccctccatctcaggCTGAGGAGGCCCAAGCCCACCTCCACAGAACCTA ttgtGCTTTCCAGTGAGGATGAGGAGGACATGAATGATGAAGAAGAGTGCCCCAGGCTGAAGACCCCACAACAGAGCCCCAGGCAAGGCCAACCCACCCCAGAGGAACAG GCTGTGGTTGGAGAGAAGGTCACGGGGTCACAGAGCATATCGGAGCACCAACCTGGCAGCACACAGCCACTGCCTCCTATCATGGAACTGTCCTTCTCTACACTGCACGCTGGGGTGGTCCGAGCACAGGCCAATGGAAACCTGGTG GTAACAGATGATGGCATCACTCTACCGCTGAAAG ATTCCAGGGTGTCatccgaggaggaggaggggggggtgtcGGTGAGCCTGGTGGCGTCTCAGCTCAGGGGGTACGCGGTCTGGGACGGGGGTCTAGCCCAAGACGGGAGTCTCTTCCAGGGTTGTCCCAGCCGAGCGGCCCCCTCCCTGCTCTTCCTCTGGGTGTCTGAGGCCCAGGCCAACCTGGTGCAGACAGAGCTCTCAGCCCTCCACCCCGTTACACTGCCTG GTCAGGCCTGTCCATTCCTCCTCCTGGTCCTAAGAGAACAGCTGGGTGATCTGCAGGCTGCTCTGCTAGCCTCCATGCTGGATGTAGAGGCCTTCCGTCAGGGCCGCTCCTACGACCTGAAGAGCCCCCTGTCCTGGGCAGACGGCCTGGCACTGATACACAGCTGTCCCCAGGACGCCCACCTCCTCACCCTGCTGGGGCAGAGCCTGGTGGCAGACCCCGGCCTGGGGACAGCAAAG GGGAGCCCCAGTCGGACCAGAGGGAACCACAGAAGCAGAGAGCCTTACTCCAGACTCAAGGGCCTGCTGCCCACCAG GTTGATCCAGTACCCACCCCTCCCTTCTAAAGGAGGAATCACCGTGACAACAGAGGACCTAGACTGTCTGGACAGTGGTCAGTTCCTCAATGATGTCATCATCGACTTCTACCTTAA GTATCTTCTCCTGGAGCGGGCCCCGGGGCCCCTGGCAGAGAGATGTCATGTCTTCAGCAGCTTCTTCTACAAGCAGCTGACCCGCCGGGACACGTCTCTGGAGGAGGAGGCTGCCTTCCC GGCCCGGGACAGGAGACACCAGAGGGTGAGGACGTGGACCCGCCATGTTGACATCTTCAACAAGGACTACCTGTTTGTGCCTGTCAATCACAA AGCCCACTGGTACCTTGTGGTGATCTGTTTCCCTGGCCTGGAGCAGGCCCAGCATGAGGAGTGGTCCGGCCCAGCTGGAGTGGAGGCCAACGGGGGGAAGAGGAAATGCCAGCCCCAGGCTTCAACTGGGCCTTCTCCAGAGGCCAGCAACCCCAAACTGCAGAACGGAGCAG GTGGAACAGGGGGAGCCAGTGGGACACCTACATTGAGGCCCCACAACCCACCA GCGTGTACCCAAGATGGTTGTCAGAGGGAGACCATCATTAAGAA ACCCTGCATTCTCATCATGGACTCCCTGAAGATCTCTTACCATGAGAGCATCTATAAGCTCTTGCGGGA TTACCTACATGTAGAGTGGGAGGTGCGTAGAGGAACACGCAGAGACTTCACTGTAGACAGTATGAAGGCTTCCCACTGTACAGTCCCTCTACAGGACAACAGCAGCGACTGTGGCCTCTACCTCCTGCAGTACGTGGAGAGCTTTCTGCAG AACCCAGTGGTGCACTTTGACCTCCCCCTGCGTTTGGAGCGCTGGTTTCCACGGCAACAGgtgtggaggaagagggaggagatccGGAGCCTGGTGATGGAGCTGCACGGTCATCATGGCAACGGCGGGAGCAGCTGCAGGTAG
- the LOC115196359 gene encoding sentrin-specific protease 7 isoform X1 produces MAVPFKIPKRKQPTEADNMHMQSPLSRLQDTSSPFETSWCNGSSNGKRPEQDSSLNGHISRAGKQSQSTGFQRPAQTPEHRPVASQRGNSPDHSKWRETHMPSTLWRSSPRCQLAVNGTPRKQTESLTHKKPPHIQSSPVTSSTHKAQQRLPAASPPCFKNGWRPKRASDTLCRDKNQETGCVSPLLKTQRAEFSEDSQMSVRCSPVESEQDSASEPSPEREMDTSSKTDDRRSVSPGDSTWRRRDTGMNGSPPQNTEKERKGSSGSLQNQIKRTSGSPGTGPRGSVPVPAGHRSQSPDSDDPPDRPLTSGARGASTASPRHPLSAVASVTQATQEKRFSFSRPPLRANPTDRERRPPTKCLSLHLRLRRPKPTSTEPIVLSSEDEEDMNDEEECPRLKTPQQSPRQGQPTPEEQAVVGEKVTGSQSISEHQPGSTQPLPPIMELSFSTLHAGVVRAQANGNLVVTDDGITLPLKDSRVSSEEEEGGVSVSLVASQLRGYAVWDGGLAQDGSLFQGCPSRAAPSLLFLWVSEAQANLVQTELSALHPVTLPGQACPFLLLVLREQLGDLQAALLASMLDVEAFRQGRSYDLKSPLSWADGLALIHSCPQDAHLLTLLGQSLVADPGLGTAKGSPSRTRGNHRSREPYSRLKGLLPTRLIQYPPLPSKGGITVTTEDLDCLDSGQFLNDVIIDFYLKYLLLERAPGPLAERCHVFSSFFYKQLTRRDTSLEEEAAFPARDRRHQRVRTWTRHVDIFNKDYLFVPVNHKAHWYLVVICFPGLEQAQHEEWSGPAGVEANGGKRKCQPQASTGPSPEASNPKLQNGAGGTGGASGTPTLRPHNPPACTQDGCQRETIIKKPCILIMDSLKISYHESIYKLLRDYLHVEWEVRRGTRRDFTVDSMKASHCTVPLQDNSSDCGLYLLQYVESFLQNPVVHFDLPLRLERWFPRQQVWRKREEIRSLVMELHGHHGNGGSSCR; encoded by the exons ATGGCAGTTCCCTTCAAAATCCCCAAGAGAAAACAGCCAACCGAAGCTGACAACATGCACATGCAGTCCCCTCTCTCACGTCTCCAGGATACCTCCAGCCCATTCGAG ACAAGCTGGTGCAATGGCTCTTCAAATGGAAAAAGGCCTGAACAGGATAGCTCTCTGAATGGACACATCTCCAGAGCAGGGAAACAGAG CCAGTCAACAGGCTTCCAGAGACCAGCTCAGACCCCAGAACACCGTCCAGTTGCCAGCCAGAGAGGGAATTCCCCAGACCACAGCAAATGGAGAGAGACCCACATGCCCAGCACACTGTGGAGATCATCCCCTCGCTGTCAGCTAGCAGTCAATGGAACACCTAGGAAGCAGACAGAGTCTCTGACTCATAAGAAGCCACCTCACATCCAATCAAGCCCTGTGACATCATCAACACACAAAGCTCAACAAAGACTCCCAGCAGCCTCTCCTCCCTGCTTCAAAAATGG ATGGCGCCCTAAGAGGGCATCAGACACACTGTGCCGGGACAAGAATCAAGAGACGGGGTGTGTATCGCCACTGCTCAAGACGCAACGTGCAGAGTTCagtg AAGATTCCCAAATGTCTGTGAGATGCAGCCCAGTGGAGTCGGAGCAGGATTCTGCATCAGAACCGTCTccagaaagagagatggacacTTCCTCAAAGACGGACGACAGGCGCTCTGTCTCCCCGGGAGACTCAACATGGAGGAGACGTGACACTGGGATGAATGGATCTCCTCCACAAAACACAGAG aaggagaggaaggggagctCAGGATCACTGCAGAACCAGATCAAGAGGACTAGTGGTTCACCAGGGACGGGCCCCAGGGGAAGTGTCCCAGTCCCAGCAGGCCACCGAAGCCAGAGCCCAGATAGTGACGACCCTCCCGACCGCCCCTTGACGTCAGGGGCCAGAGGTGCATCCACAGCGTCCCCGAGACACCCCCTCTCCGCTGTGGCTTCAGTGACCCAGGCCACACAGGAGAAGCGGTTTTCCTTTAGCAGGCCTCCCCTCCGGGCTAAccccacagacagagagaggagacctcCAACCAagtgtctctccctccatctcaggCTGAGGAGGCCCAAGCCCACCTCCACAGAACCTA ttgtGCTTTCCAGTGAGGATGAGGAGGACATGAATGATGAAGAAGAGTGCCCCAGGCTGAAGACCCCACAACAGAGCCCCAGGCAAGGCCAACCCACCCCAGAGGAACAG GCTGTGGTTGGAGAGAAGGTCACGGGGTCACAGAGCATATCGGAGCACCAACCTGGCAGCACACAGCCACTGCCTCCTATCATGGAACTGTCCTTCTCTACACTGCACGCTGGGGTGGTCCGAGCACAGGCCAATGGAAACCTGGTG GTAACAGATGATGGCATCACTCTACCGCTGAAAG ATTCCAGGGTGTCatccgaggaggaggaggggggggtgtcGGTGAGCCTGGTGGCGTCTCAGCTCAGGGGGTACGCGGTCTGGGACGGGGGTCTAGCCCAAGACGGGAGTCTCTTCCAGGGTTGTCCCAGCCGAGCGGCCCCCTCCCTGCTCTTCCTCTGGGTGTCTGAGGCCCAGGCCAACCTGGTGCAGACAGAGCTCTCAGCCCTCCACCCCGTTACACTGCCTG GTCAGGCCTGTCCATTCCTCCTCCTGGTCCTAAGAGAACAGCTGGGTGATCTGCAGGCTGCTCTGCTAGCCTCCATGCTGGATGTAGAGGCCTTCCGTCAGGGCCGCTCCTACGACCTGAAGAGCCCCCTGTCCTGGGCAGACGGCCTGGCACTGATACACAGCTGTCCCCAGGACGCCCACCTCCTCACCCTGCTGGGGCAGAGCCTGGTGGCAGACCCCGGCCTGGGGACAGCAAAG GGGAGCCCCAGTCGGACCAGAGGGAACCACAGAAGCAGAGAGCCTTACTCCAGACTCAAGGGCCTGCTGCCCACCAG GTTGATCCAGTACCCACCCCTCCCTTCTAAAGGAGGAATCACCGTGACAACAGAGGACCTAGACTGTCTGGACAGTGGTCAGTTCCTCAATGATGTCATCATCGACTTCTACCTTAA GTATCTTCTCCTGGAGCGGGCCCCGGGGCCCCTGGCAGAGAGATGTCATGTCTTCAGCAGCTTCTTCTACAAGCAGCTGACCCGCCGGGACACGTCTCTGGAGGAGGAGGCTGCCTTCCC GGCCCGGGACAGGAGACACCAGAGGGTGAGGACGTGGACCCGCCATGTTGACATCTTCAACAAGGACTACCTGTTTGTGCCTGTCAATCACAA AGCCCACTGGTACCTTGTGGTGATCTGTTTCCCTGGCCTGGAGCAGGCCCAGCATGAGGAGTGGTCCGGCCCAGCTGGAGTGGAGGCCAACGGGGGGAAGAGGAAATGCCAGCCCCAGGCTTCAACTGGGCCTTCTCCAGAGGCCAGCAACCCCAAACTGCAGAACGGAGCAG GTGGAACAGGGGGAGCCAGTGGGACACCTACATTGAGGCCCCACAACCCACCA GCGTGTACCCAAGATGGTTGTCAGAGGGAGACCATCATTAAGAA ACCCTGCATTCTCATCATGGACTCCCTGAAGATCTCTTACCATGAGAGCATCTATAAGCTCTTGCGGGA TTACCTACATGTAGAGTGGGAGGTGCGTAGAGGAACACGCAGAGACTTCACTGTAGACAGTATGAAGGCTTCCCACTGTACAGTCCCTCTACAGGACAACAGCAGCGACTGTGGCCTCTACCTCCTGCAGTACGTGGAGAGCTTTCTGCAG AACCCAGTGGTGCACTTTGACCTCCCCCTGCGTTTGGAGCGCTGGTTTCCACGGCAACAGgtgtggaggaagagggaggagatccGGAGCCTGGTGATGGAGCTGCACGGTCATCATGGCAACGGCGGGAGCAGCTGCAGGTAG
- the LOC115196359 gene encoding sentrin-specific protease 7 isoform X3, whose translation MAVPFKIPKRKQPTEADNMHMQSPLSRLQDTSSPFETSWCNGSSNGKRPEQDSSLNGHISRAGKQSQSTGFQRPAQTPEHRPVASQRGNSPDHSKWRETHMPSTLWRSSPRCQLAVNGTPRKQTESLTHKKPPHIQSSPVTSSTHKAQQRLPAASPPCFKNGWRPKRASDTLCRDKNQETGCVSPLLKTQRAEFSDSQMSVRCSPVESEQDSASEPSPEREMDTSSKTDDRRSVSPGDSTWRRRDTGMNGSPPQNTEKERKGSSGSLQNQIKRTSGSPGTGPRGSVPVPAGHRSQSPDSDDPPDRPLTSGARGASTASPRHPLSAVASVTQATQEKRFSFSRPPLRANPTDRERRPPTKCLSLHLRLRRPKPTSTEPIVLSSEDEEDMNDEEECPRLKTPQQSPRQGQPTPEEQAVVGEKVTGSQSISEHQPGSTQPLPPIMELSFSTLHAGVVRAQANGNLVVTDDGITLPLKDSRVSSEEEEGGVSVSLVASQLRGYAVWDGGLAQDGSLFQGCPSRAAPSLLFLWVSEAQANLVQTELSALHPVTLPGQACPFLLLVLREQLGDLQAALLASMLDVEAFRQGRSYDLKSPLSWADGLALIHSCPQDAHLLTLLGQSLVADPGLGTAKGSPSRTRGNHRSREPYSRLKGLLPTRLIQYPPLPSKGGITVTTEDLDCLDSGQFLNDVIIDFYLKYLLLERAPGPLAERCHVFSSFFYKQLTRRDTSLEEEAAFPARDRRHQRVRTWTRHVDIFNKDYLFVPVNHKAHWYLVVICFPGLEQAQHEEWSGPAGVEANGGKRKCQPQASTGPSPEASNPKLQNGAGGTGGASGTPTLRPHNPPACTQDGCQRETIIKKPCILIMDSLKISYHESIYKLLRDYLHVEWEVRRGTRRDFTVDSMKASHCTVPLQDNSSDCGLYLLQYVESFLQNPVVHFDLPLRLERWFPRQQVWRKREEIRSLVMELHGHHGNGGSSCR comes from the exons ATGGCAGTTCCCTTCAAAATCCCCAAGAGAAAACAGCCAACCGAAGCTGACAACATGCACATGCAGTCCCCTCTCTCACGTCTCCAGGATACCTCCAGCCCATTCGAG ACAAGCTGGTGCAATGGCTCTTCAAATGGAAAAAGGCCTGAACAGGATAGCTCTCTGAATGGACACATCTCCAGAGCAGGGAAACAGAG CCAGTCAACAGGCTTCCAGAGACCAGCTCAGACCCCAGAACACCGTCCAGTTGCCAGCCAGAGAGGGAATTCCCCAGACCACAGCAAATGGAGAGAGACCCACATGCCCAGCACACTGTGGAGATCATCCCCTCGCTGTCAGCTAGCAGTCAATGGAACACCTAGGAAGCAGACAGAGTCTCTGACTCATAAGAAGCCACCTCACATCCAATCAAGCCCTGTGACATCATCAACACACAAAGCTCAACAAAGACTCCCAGCAGCCTCTCCTCCCTGCTTCAAAAATGG ATGGCGCCCTAAGAGGGCATCAGACACACTGTGCCGGGACAAGAATCAAGAGACGGGGTGTGTATCGCCACTGCTCAAGACGCAACGTGCAGAGTTCagtg ATTCCCAAATGTCTGTGAGATGCAGCCCAGTGGAGTCGGAGCAGGATTCTGCATCAGAACCGTCTccagaaagagagatggacacTTCCTCAAAGACGGACGACAGGCGCTCTGTCTCCCCGGGAGACTCAACATGGAGGAGACGTGACACTGGGATGAATGGATCTCCTCCACAAAACACAGAG aaggagaggaaggggagctCAGGATCACTGCAGAACCAGATCAAGAGGACTAGTGGTTCACCAGGGACGGGCCCCAGGGGAAGTGTCCCAGTCCCAGCAGGCCACCGAAGCCAGAGCCCAGATAGTGACGACCCTCCCGACCGCCCCTTGACGTCAGGGGCCAGAGGTGCATCCACAGCGTCCCCGAGACACCCCCTCTCCGCTGTGGCTTCAGTGACCCAGGCCACACAGGAGAAGCGGTTTTCCTTTAGCAGGCCTCCCCTCCGGGCTAAccccacagacagagagaggagacctcCAACCAagtgtctctccctccatctcaggCTGAGGAGGCCCAAGCCCACCTCCACAGAACCTA ttgtGCTTTCCAGTGAGGATGAGGAGGACATGAATGATGAAGAAGAGTGCCCCAGGCTGAAGACCCCACAACAGAGCCCCAGGCAAGGCCAACCCACCCCAGAGGAACAG GCTGTGGTTGGAGAGAAGGTCACGGGGTCACAGAGCATATCGGAGCACCAACCTGGCAGCACACAGCCACTGCCTCCTATCATGGAACTGTCCTTCTCTACACTGCACGCTGGGGTGGTCCGAGCACAGGCCAATGGAAACCTGGTG GTAACAGATGATGGCATCACTCTACCGCTGAAAG ATTCCAGGGTGTCatccgaggaggaggaggggggggtgtcGGTGAGCCTGGTGGCGTCTCAGCTCAGGGGGTACGCGGTCTGGGACGGGGGTCTAGCCCAAGACGGGAGTCTCTTCCAGGGTTGTCCCAGCCGAGCGGCCCCCTCCCTGCTCTTCCTCTGGGTGTCTGAGGCCCAGGCCAACCTGGTGCAGACAGAGCTCTCAGCCCTCCACCCCGTTACACTGCCTG GTCAGGCCTGTCCATTCCTCCTCCTGGTCCTAAGAGAACAGCTGGGTGATCTGCAGGCTGCTCTGCTAGCCTCCATGCTGGATGTAGAGGCCTTCCGTCAGGGCCGCTCCTACGACCTGAAGAGCCCCCTGTCCTGGGCAGACGGCCTGGCACTGATACACAGCTGTCCCCAGGACGCCCACCTCCTCACCCTGCTGGGGCAGAGCCTGGTGGCAGACCCCGGCCTGGGGACAGCAAAG GGGAGCCCCAGTCGGACCAGAGGGAACCACAGAAGCAGAGAGCCTTACTCCAGACTCAAGGGCCTGCTGCCCACCAG GTTGATCCAGTACCCACCCCTCCCTTCTAAAGGAGGAATCACCGTGACAACAGAGGACCTAGACTGTCTGGACAGTGGTCAGTTCCTCAATGATGTCATCATCGACTTCTACCTTAA GTATCTTCTCCTGGAGCGGGCCCCGGGGCCCCTGGCAGAGAGATGTCATGTCTTCAGCAGCTTCTTCTACAAGCAGCTGACCCGCCGGGACACGTCTCTGGAGGAGGAGGCTGCCTTCCC GGCCCGGGACAGGAGACACCAGAGGGTGAGGACGTGGACCCGCCATGTTGACATCTTCAACAAGGACTACCTGTTTGTGCCTGTCAATCACAA AGCCCACTGGTACCTTGTGGTGATCTGTTTCCCTGGCCTGGAGCAGGCCCAGCATGAGGAGTGGTCCGGCCCAGCTGGAGTGGAGGCCAACGGGGGGAAGAGGAAATGCCAGCCCCAGGCTTCAACTGGGCCTTCTCCAGAGGCCAGCAACCCCAAACTGCAGAACGGAGCAG GTGGAACAGGGGGAGCCAGTGGGACACCTACATTGAGGCCCCACAACCCACCA GCGTGTACCCAAGATGGTTGTCAGAGGGAGACCATCATTAAGAA ACCCTGCATTCTCATCATGGACTCCCTGAAGATCTCTTACCATGAGAGCATCTATAAGCTCTTGCGGGA TTACCTACATGTAGAGTGGGAGGTGCGTAGAGGAACACGCAGAGACTTCACTGTAGACAGTATGAAGGCTTCCCACTGTACAGTCCCTCTACAGGACAACAGCAGCGACTGTGGCCTCTACCTCCTGCAGTACGTGGAGAGCTTTCTGCAG AACCCAGTGGTGCACTTTGACCTCCCCCTGCGTTTGGAGCGCTGGTTTCCACGGCAACAGgtgtggaggaagagggaggagatccGGAGCCTGGTGATGGAGCTGCACGGTCATCATGGCAACGGCGGGAGCAGCTGCAGGTAG